One part of the Paenibacillus silvisoli genome encodes these proteins:
- a CDS encoding urea amidolyase associated protein UAAP1 produces MTSLWSKTIGAGDKWSGIIGKGKLLRFTALAPNANLSLMLFNANDLTERYNMPDTLKAQYTAHLTRGNVLMSDNGRVLASIVEDELGWHDTITGFTTREATDAKYGPTRYQEKRNEWLRSGYENFAVELVRNGLGVRDMGPVVNLFTKVFCDDEGRMIYDAAHCKEGAAVTLRTDMDVLLVLSNTPNPLNPSPEYPAAAVQLDITAAPGFDPATDYCFHFRSENRRAFENTAEYDLLSGR; encoded by the coding sequence ATGACGAGTTTATGGAGCAAAACGATCGGTGCCGGGGACAAATGGTCCGGCATCATCGGCAAAGGAAAGCTGCTGCGGTTCACGGCGCTCGCGCCGAACGCCAATTTGTCCCTCATGCTGTTCAACGCGAATGATCTGACGGAGCGCTACAATATGCCGGATACGCTGAAAGCCCAATATACGGCGCATCTAACGCGCGGCAACGTGCTGATGAGCGACAACGGCCGGGTGCTGGCCAGCATCGTCGAGGATGAGCTGGGCTGGCATGACACGATCACCGGCTTTACGACTCGGGAAGCGACGGACGCCAAGTACGGTCCCACGCGCTATCAGGAGAAACGGAATGAGTGGCTGCGAAGCGGCTACGAAAATTTCGCGGTGGAGCTCGTTCGCAACGGTCTTGGCGTGCGCGATATGGGACCTGTCGTGAATCTGTTCACGAAAGTGTTCTGCGATGACGAAGGCCGGATGATCTATGACGCCGCTCATTGCAAGGAAGGCGCTGCCGTAACGCTGAGAACGGATATGGATGTGCTGCTCGTGTTGTCGAATACGCCGAATCCGCTTAATCCGAGCCCGGAATATCCGGCGGCGGCCGTTCAGCTTGACATTACAGCTGCTCCGGGCTTCGATCCGGCGACCGATTACTGCTTCCATTTCAGATCCGAGAACCGAAGAGCTTTCGAAAATACGGCTGAATATGACTTGCTCTCTGGTCGTTAG
- the uca gene encoding urea carboxylase, with amino-acid sequence MFKKVLIANRGAIAVRIERTLRKLGIGSVAVYTQADQDSLHVDGADEAVLIGVGPAKESYLDVKRILQTAIDTGAEAIHPGYGFLSENAAFARACREKGIVFIGPTPEQMEMFGLKHSAREIAERAGVPMLPGTALISELDEALAQAAAIGYPVILKSTAGGGGIGMRVCADEAALRAAFDGVRYLAETNFKNGGIFLEKYIAKARHVEVQIFGNGFGEVVTLGERDCSIQRRNQKVIEESPAPNLPEEVRQAMFAASKRLASEVGYRSAGTIEYLYDPETCAFYFLEVNTRLQVEHGVTEEVLGVDLVEWMVREAADELTGLESLVKPAVGHSIQARIYAEDCLQQFRPSAGKLDQVKFTPNARIESWVRDGITVTTLYDPMLAKIIVHGADREEAIAKLSLALEETRLYGVTTNLQYVRALLSHDDCVSGNVYTQLLNGFEPAEHAIEVIDGGVQSTVQDWPGRTGHWDVGVPPCGPMDPLSFRIGNKLLGNADDAAGLELTLRGGAYKFRDDMWICLTGADMEASLEEEAVPMYQPLLVRKGQVLSYGEAKEGMRGYLLVRGGFDMPRILGSSSTFTLGNFGGHGGRALRAGDVLGVNHCNVVEPPAVMDVRLQERDRPAMTRSWTIGVIPGPHCTGEYLKPSYLKELAETSFEVHFNSSRTGVRLIGPAPHWAREDGGQAGLHPSNIHDNAYAIGTLDLTGDMPILLGPDGPSLGGFVCPVTTASAEFWKLGQLHPGDEVRFRLLSLEEADRLRQEQNRNLDAIGSASWSELTPIALPDTESLLTPDYPLLAQESDGRRFPITVRCSGDENVLVEYGAMELDLLLRFQVHALMEAIHESGVIPVLDLTPGIRSLQVHIDSKHTTVREACERILELDGSLPPLESISVPSRIVRLPLSWDDPATQLAIERYQQNVRPDAPWCPSNLEFIRRINGLDTIDDVQKIVYEANYLVLGLGDVYLGAPVATPVDPRHRLVTTKYNPARTWTPENAVGIGGAYMCVYGMEGPGGYQFVGRTIQMWNLNRQTASFRPDHPWLLRFFDQIQFYPVGAEELLQLREDFTRGRFEADITETAFKLSDYLAFLDSIEDSAGAFQTMQQASFQAERERWKALGLAEYVSEQDSGKAAAEDELPEGTIAVRCTMPGSVWKVLVTPGQEVKKGETLIIEESMKMEFSQTAPCDGFVSSIFVKPGDEVHTGQLIVGLVKEREREVSVV; translated from the coding sequence ATGTTCAAAAAAGTACTCATTGCCAACCGCGGCGCCATTGCCGTTCGAATCGAGCGTACGCTTCGGAAGCTGGGAATCGGATCGGTTGCCGTGTATACGCAAGCCGACCAAGACAGTCTGCATGTCGACGGAGCCGACGAAGCCGTATTGATCGGCGTTGGACCTGCAAAAGAAAGCTATTTGGACGTGAAGCGCATTCTGCAAACCGCGATCGACACAGGCGCGGAAGCGATTCATCCCGGCTACGGCTTCCTCAGCGAAAATGCCGCTTTCGCGAGAGCCTGCCGCGAGAAGGGGATCGTCTTCATCGGACCGACGCCGGAGCAGATGGAGATGTTCGGCCTGAAGCATTCCGCTCGCGAGATCGCCGAACGTGCCGGCGTGCCGATGCTGCCGGGAACCGCGCTGATTTCGGAGCTGGACGAAGCGTTGGCGCAGGCGGCAGCGATCGGCTACCCGGTCATCCTGAAGAGCACGGCCGGCGGCGGGGGCATCGGGATGCGCGTCTGCGCGGATGAGGCGGCGCTGCGCGCGGCGTTTGACGGCGTCCGGTATTTGGCGGAGACGAACTTTAAGAACGGGGGTATATTCCTCGAAAAATATATCGCCAAAGCGCGCCACGTCGAAGTGCAAATTTTCGGCAACGGCTTCGGCGAGGTCGTGACGCTCGGAGAGCGGGACTGCTCGATCCAGCGGCGTAATCAGAAGGTCATCGAAGAGAGTCCGGCGCCGAATTTGCCGGAAGAGGTGCGGCAGGCGATGTTTGCCGCTTCGAAGCGGCTCGCTTCGGAGGTCGGATATCGCAGCGCGGGCACGATCGAATATTTGTATGATCCGGAGACGTGCGCGTTTTATTTTCTCGAGGTGAATACGCGGCTTCAAGTGGAGCATGGCGTGACGGAAGAAGTGCTCGGCGTCGATCTGGTCGAGTGGATGGTGCGCGAAGCGGCCGACGAGCTGACCGGGCTCGAATCGCTCGTGAAACCGGCGGTTGGCCACAGCATACAGGCGCGGATTTATGCGGAGGACTGTCTCCAGCAATTCCGTCCGAGCGCGGGCAAGCTGGATCAAGTGAAGTTTACGCCGAACGCCCGTATCGAATCGTGGGTCAGAGACGGCATTACGGTAACGACGCTGTACGATCCGATGCTGGCCAAGATCATCGTTCACGGAGCGGACCGGGAGGAAGCGATCGCGAAGCTGAGCTTGGCGCTGGAGGAAACGCGGCTGTATGGCGTGACGACGAACTTGCAATATGTAAGAGCGTTGCTAAGCCACGATGACTGCGTGAGCGGCAATGTATATACGCAGCTGCTGAACGGCTTCGAGCCTGCGGAGCATGCGATCGAGGTCATAGATGGCGGCGTGCAATCAACCGTGCAGGATTGGCCGGGACGGACGGGGCATTGGGATGTCGGCGTGCCGCCTTGCGGTCCGATGGATCCGCTGTCGTTCCGGATCGGCAATAAGCTGCTCGGCAATGCGGACGATGCCGCTGGCCTTGAGCTGACGCTGCGCGGCGGCGCCTATAAGTTCCGGGACGATATGTGGATCTGTCTTACCGGAGCGGATATGGAAGCTTCTCTGGAAGAAGAAGCAGTGCCCATGTATCAGCCTCTATTGGTTCGCAAAGGTCAGGTGCTGAGCTATGGGGAGGCCAAAGAGGGCATGCGCGGCTATTTGCTTGTGCGCGGCGGCTTCGATATGCCTCGCATTCTCGGCAGCTCGTCGACCTTCACGCTCGGCAACTTCGGCGGGCATGGCGGACGCGCGCTTCGGGCTGGCGACGTGCTCGGCGTCAATCATTGCAACGTTGTTGAGCCGCCGGCGGTTATGGATGTTCGGCTGCAAGAGCGCGATCGTCCGGCGATGACGCGGTCGTGGACGATCGGCGTCATTCCGGGTCCGCACTGCACCGGCGAATATTTGAAGCCTTCTTATTTGAAGGAGCTGGCGGAAACGAGCTTCGAGGTTCACTTCAACAGCTCGCGGACCGGCGTCCGGCTCATCGGACCCGCGCCGCATTGGGCGAGGGAGGACGGCGGCCAAGCCGGCTTGCATCCGTCCAACATCCATGACAATGCGTATGCGATCGGCACGCTTGACCTGACGGGGGATATGCCGATTCTGCTCGGACCGGACGGCCCGAGTCTCGGCGGCTTCGTTTGTCCGGTGACGACGGCGTCGGCGGAATTTTGGAAGCTCGGGCAGCTGCATCCCGGCGACGAGGTGCGCTTCCGGCTGCTCTCGCTCGAGGAAGCGGACCGGCTGCGCCAAGAGCAAAATCGCAATCTCGACGCGATCGGCTCGGCATCGTGGAGCGAGCTTACGCCGATCGCGCTGCCGGATACGGAGTCGTTGCTGACGCCGGATTATCCGCTGCTCGCGCAAGAGTCGGACGGCCGCAGATTCCCGATCACGGTCCGGTGCAGCGGCGACGAGAACGTTTTGGTGGAGTATGGGGCGATGGAGCTGGATTTGCTGCTTCGTTTCCAAGTGCATGCGCTCATGGAGGCGATTCATGAGAGCGGCGTCATTCCGGTGCTCGATTTAACGCCGGGCATTCGCTCGCTGCAAGTGCATATCGATTCGAAGCATACGACGGTTCGCGAGGCTTGCGAGCGAATCCTCGAGCTGGACGGCAGCTTGCCTCCGCTGGAGTCGATTTCCGTCCCTTCGCGCATCGTTCGGCTGCCGTTGTCCTGGGACGATCCCGCAACGCAGCTGGCCATCGAGCGCTACCAGCAAAACGTTCGGCCGGACGCGCCGTGGTGTCCGAGCAATTTGGAGTTCATCCGCCGGATCAACGGGCTTGATACGATCGACGACGTGCAGAAGATCGTGTATGAAGCGAATTACTTGGTGCTCGGCCTTGGCGATGTCTACTTGGGAGCGCCGGTCGCGACGCCGGTCGATCCGCGCCACCGGCTGGTGACGACGAAATATAACCCGGCCCGCACATGGACGCCGGAAAATGCGGTCGGCATCGGCGGCGCGTATATGTGCGTGTATGGCATGGAAGGACCGGGCGGATATCAATTCGTCGGCCGCACGATTCAAATGTGGAACTTGAACCGCCAAACGGCGAGCTTCCGTCCGGATCACCCGTGGCTGCTGAGGTTCTTCGATCAAATTCAATTTTATCCGGTCGGCGCGGAAGAGCTGCTGCAGCTGCGGGAGGACTTTACGCGCGGACGGTTCGAGGCGGATATTACGGAGACGGCGTTTAAGCTGAGCGACTACCTGGCGTTTCTGGATTCGATCGAGGACAGCGCGGGTGCTTTTCAAACGATGCAGCAGGCTTCGTTCCAGGCGGAGCGGGAGCGCTGGAAGGCGCTCGGGCTCGCCGAATATGTATCGGAGCAGGATTCGGGCAAAGCCGCAGCCGAAGACGAGCTGCCGGAAGGTACGATTGCCGTTCGCTGCACGATGCCGGGCAGCGTCTGGAAGGTGCTTGTGACGCCGGGTCAGGAAGTGAAGAAAGGCGAGACGCTCATTATTGAAGAGAGCATGAAAATGGAGTTTTCGCAAACCGCGCCGTGCGACGGCTTCGTATCCTCGATCTTCGTCAAGCCAGGCGACGAGGTGCATACGGGACAACTGATCGTCGGACTGGTCAAGGAACGGGAAAGAGAGGTGTCGGTCGTATGA
- a CDS encoding urea amidolyase associated protein UAAP2 — protein MTAFNRIESKLSPDTAISDEIVLAGDGWMKELEPGQVLRIVDLEGNQAADTLFFDADNPEDHYSAVATIAGQGNIYLTTGSVLRAESGKELLKIVADTCGRHDTVGGSCSAQSNTVRYAHEKLQMHNCRDTFMLQLAKRDGGYTKRDLAPNVNFFMNVPVTPDGGLRFADGVSAPGCYVELESICRTTVLISNCPQLNNPCNAYNPTPIRVLIWNP, from the coding sequence ATGACGGCTTTTAACCGAATTGAAAGTAAGCTTTCGCCCGATACGGCGATTAGCGATGAAATCGTGCTTGCCGGTGACGGCTGGATGAAGGAGCTGGAGCCCGGCCAAGTGCTGCGGATCGTGGATCTGGAAGGGAATCAAGCGGCGGATACGCTGTTCTTCGATGCGGATAACCCGGAGGATCATTACAGCGCCGTCGCGACGATCGCCGGGCAAGGCAATATCTACTTGACGACCGGCTCCGTGCTGCGCGCGGAATCCGGCAAGGAGCTGCTCAAGATCGTGGCCGACACCTGCGGCCGTCATGACACGGTTGGCGGTTCGTGCTCCGCGCAAAGCAATACGGTGCGATACGCGCACGAGAAGCTGCAGATGCACAACTGCCGCGATACGTTCATGCTGCAGCTGGCGAAGCGTGACGGAGGGTATACGAAGCGGGACCTTGCGCCGAACGTGAACTTCTTCATGAACGTGCCGGTCACGCCGGATGGCGGCTTGCGATTTGCCGACGGTGTATCCGCGCCGGGCTGCTACGTAGAGCTGGAATCGATTTGCCGCACGACGGTTCTAATCAGCAACTGCCCGCAGCTTAACAACCCGTGCAATGCCTATAATCCGACTCCGATTCGGGTGCTGATCTGGAATCCATAG